The window TAAATAACTAAGCACATTCTTAATAAACTAATATTACTATTTTCTAGCACAATTACAATAAAAATAGTAAAATATTTTAATTTTTTATTATTTGCTAAATGATAAAGTTAAATAAAAAAATTACAGTAATTACTGTAATTTTTCAAATATTTTTAATTATTAACTATTAATTATTAACTATTTGTATTAACTTTTTCTTTTAAAGTTGTTGAAGGGCTAAAACTGACAACAGTTCTTGCAGGAATAGCGATTTTTTCTCCTGTTTGCGGATTTCTTCCTTCACGAGCTTTTCTTTCTTTAGTTTTAAAAATCCCAAAACCTGA is drawn from Spiroplasma endosymbiont of Asaphidion curtum and contains these coding sequences:
- a CDS encoding HU family DNA-binding protein; this translates as MKKPSIKDKVADFIVEEYKKYGITKSKANDIFDSIINILTEEIQSAERTPISGFGIFKTKERKAREGRNPQTGEKIAIPARTVVSFSPSTTLKEKVNTNS